The Thermoplasma acidophilum DSM 1728 genome includes a window with the following:
- a CDS encoding amidohydrolase family protein, producing the protein MSTLIENALIVTQDEGRRIFHGNVQFEGDTITYVGTGRPASDEIIDATGKVVMPGFINTHAHVGMSASKGLFDDVDLERFLDMTFKYDSQRTEEGIFNSARLGMYEMINSGITSFVDLYYSENVIARAAEQVGIRAFLSWVTLDREFTTQKGDPLDNAENFIRSHQNMRFVKPSVGVQGIYVASDETYQRAKEIAERYDTIMHMHLSETRKEVYDSVKKIGERPIEHLDKIGVLSSRVIAAHCVWATYHEAKLLGKNGVNVSWNAVSNFKLATGGVPPVPEMLDAGVNITIGTDSNGSNNSLNFFEAMKFSALTVKNARWDASIIKSQQILDFATIDAAKALRLNAGSIEVGKKADIVILDARRPELIPTDKNNVVNNIVYSTNPASVDSVIIDGVFRKKGGRLIGFDEGGVASANVFV; encoded by the coding sequence ATGAGCACTCTCATAGAGAACGCGCTGATCGTAACGCAGGATGAAGGTCGCAGGATATTCCATGGAAATGTGCAGTTCGAGGGCGACACCATCACTTATGTTGGCACGGGACGTCCTGCAAGTGACGAGATCATAGATGCAACAGGAAAGGTGGTGATGCCGGGCTTCATAAACACGCACGCACACGTCGGCATGTCAGCTTCCAAGGGGCTTTTTGACGATGTAGATCTTGAGAGATTCCTGGATATGACCTTCAAATACGATTCGCAGAGGACCGAAGAGGGAATATTCAACTCTGCCAGGCTGGGAATGTATGAGATGATAAACAGCGGAATAACGTCATTCGTGGATCTGTATTACTCTGAGAATGTAATTGCGAGGGCAGCCGAGCAGGTGGGCATAAGGGCTTTTCTCTCATGGGTTACACTGGACAGGGAATTCACCACGCAGAAGGGAGATCCGCTTGATAACGCCGAGAATTTCATAAGATCACACCAGAATATGAGGTTTGTGAAGCCTTCTGTCGGTGTTCAGGGCATATACGTGGCCAGTGATGAGACATACCAGCGCGCAAAGGAAATAGCGGAAAGATACGACACCATAATGCACATGCATCTGTCCGAAACGAGGAAGGAAGTCTACGACAGTGTCAAAAAGATCGGAGAGAGGCCCATAGAGCACCTAGATAAAATTGGAGTTCTTTCCAGCAGAGTCATCGCTGCGCACTGTGTCTGGGCAACGTACCATGAGGCAAAGTTGCTTGGAAAGAACGGCGTAAACGTATCTTGGAACGCCGTAAGCAACTTCAAGCTTGCTACGGGCGGAGTTCCCCCCGTTCCGGAGATGCTGGATGCAGGCGTCAACATAACCATTGGAACAGACAGCAATGGCAGCAATAATTCCCTCAACTTCTTTGAAGCGATGAAATTTTCAGCTCTGACCGTTAAGAATGCGCGATGGGACGCATCGATAATAAAGAGCCAGCAGATCTTGGATTTCGCTACCATAGATGCGGCTAAGGCGCTGAGGCTCAATGCCGGATCGATTGAGGTCGGAAAGAAGGCTGATATTGTGATCCTTGATGCGAGGAGACCGGAACTGATTCCAACAGATAAGAACAACGTGGTCAACAATATTGTCTATTCCACCAATCCAGCGTCCGTGGACAGCGTTATCATAGATGGAGTATTCAGAAAGAAGGGAGGAAGGCTCATTGGTTTCGACGAAGGTGGCGTAGCATCGGCGAATGTCTTCGTCTGA
- a CDS encoding PadR family transcriptional regulator — MDRYAIKALVLLSKKPRTLYQMSKEISTGVQVSHGTLMPMIRKLLQERYIDFETRGREKVYHLTERGSRFVESLGKIEEDVKQNLISRTMGDAFFYLNLLSKNDTSEAIKSAIQILLPAIIAQVEYAFRMLMEGHREEVEGVARDLLRKYGEIDDEQSLS, encoded by the coding sequence ATGGATAGATACGCGATTAAGGCGCTGGTGCTGCTCAGCAAGAAACCGAGGACGCTATACCAGATGTCCAAAGAAATTTCCACAGGAGTCCAGGTATCGCACGGAACGCTGATGCCCATGATCCGGAAGCTGCTGCAGGAGAGGTACATAGACTTCGAAACCCGCGGCAGGGAGAAGGTGTACCACCTTACGGAGAGGGGGTCCAGATTCGTTGAATCCCTAGGAAAGATAGAGGAGGATGTTAAACAGAACCTCATTTCCAGGACCATGGGTGATGCGTTCTTCTATCTGAACCTGCTTTCAAAGAATGATACTTCAGAGGCAATAAAATCGGCCATACAGATACTGCTGCCAGCAATAATCGCGCAGGTTGAGTACGCATTCAGAATGCTGATGGAAGGCCATAGGGAAGAAGTGGAGGGTGTGGCAAGGGATCTGCTGCGAAAATACGGTGAGATCGATGATGAGCAATCACTCAGCTAG
- a CDS encoding COG1361 S-layer family protein yields the protein MKIKFLLAMLFSSIVIISGLAGISVASGSQASPQVVSVSWFTPNSTEPVAPGMSNVPLIVSFVSPLTLLDASVYVNLTKYNPSILNYVNLHGYPAGPTVYNFTEIPAGERITVMQLVNVSASAATGGYREDLYVQGINASALNTWNVSFTAYILGSTQISVAASYFGTASSPIAASPGMKNIPMTVVLENIGNVIDQNVSVGYTPSYPFYGSPQYFNISAIPPDETVPITLSVSIFSNASDGFYIQNISTSVYGKKSLVQFKPGITGYTNITLVNTELNPPVVYTNEKFIEFKAFVEVAGNSISRYLNVSVSSSDFADMTGEYHLSYVSSGLYNFTFLLNSMSSSGPQTISVLINGMAFPVIVYVHNQTYTAISFHESVLQPGVDKSVLSFNITNDGNTTMYDIRAYLMLPGIITIHVPSSNPLGALTADNITIPSLKPGQTYDLIFLVDTSSAAAPGNYPIELFLGWHYNNTPYQFTKTFDTNVTVSPTVEQKITQAFTFTPVTIAVLVVIAAVIIGLGIYAGVRRKKR from the coding sequence ATGAAGATTAAGTTTCTGCTTGCAATGCTTTTCAGTTCAATAGTGATAATATCTGGACTTGCAGGGATATCCGTAGCGTCTGGATCACAGGCGAGCCCGCAGGTTGTATCTGTGAGCTGGTTCACACCAAACTCCACAGAACCTGTGGCCCCCGGCATGAGTAATGTTCCGCTCATCGTTTCATTTGTTTCTCCACTGACGTTGCTGGACGCCAGCGTGTATGTGAATCTGACAAAGTACAACCCGAGCATACTAAACTACGTTAACCTGCACGGTTACCCGGCGGGCCCGACGGTATACAACTTCACCGAGATCCCGGCAGGTGAAAGGATAACTGTGATGCAGCTTGTTAACGTATCCGCCAGCGCTGCAACTGGTGGATACAGGGAGGATCTCTACGTGCAGGGCATCAACGCTTCTGCGCTTAATACCTGGAATGTATCCTTCACCGCATACATTCTCGGTTCTACGCAGATATCCGTTGCAGCATCCTACTTTGGTACAGCATCCTCGCCCATCGCGGCATCACCTGGAATGAAGAACATTCCAATGACTGTGGTGCTTGAAAATATAGGAAATGTCATCGATCAGAATGTTTCTGTGGGATACACTCCATCCTATCCGTTCTATGGCAGCCCGCAGTACTTCAACATAAGTGCGATACCGCCTGATGAAACTGTTCCAATAACCCTATCCGTTAGCATATTCAGCAATGCTTCAGATGGTTTTTACATCCAGAATATTTCCACATCGGTCTACGGAAAGAAAAGCCTCGTGCAGTTCAAACCGGGGATAACTGGCTATACGAACATAACCCTGGTGAATACTGAACTGAATCCACCGGTTGTGTACACAAATGAAAAATTCATTGAGTTTAAGGCCTTCGTTGAAGTAGCTGGAAACTCCATCTCAAGATATCTCAATGTGAGCGTCAGTTCATCCGACTTCGCCGATATGACCGGTGAATACCATCTCTCGTACGTCTCTTCGGGACTCTACAACTTCACCTTCCTATTGAATTCCATGTCATCGTCCGGCCCACAGACCATTTCTGTGCTGATAAACGGAATGGCCTTTCCGGTGATCGTCTACGTGCACAACCAGACGTACACCGCCATAAGCTTCCATGAGTCTGTTCTCCAGCCTGGCGTTGACAAGTCCGTATTGTCCTTCAATATAACAAACGATGGAAACACTACCATGTACGATATAAGGGCCTATTTAATGCTGCCTGGAATAATAACGATACATGTGCCATCTTCAAATCCGCTCGGGGCTCTGACAGCCGACAACATAACCATACCGAGCCTCAAACCAGGGCAGACCTATGATCTCATATTCCTGGTTGATACGTCTTCGGCCGCAGCCCCCGGAAATTATCCCATAGAGCTGTTCCTTGGATGGCATTACAACAACACGCCATATCAATTCACAAAGACCTTTGACACCAATGTGACGGTGTCGCCCACCGTTGAGCAGAAGATAACGCAGGCCTTCACATTCACGCCTGTGACCATCGCAGTTCTTGTTGTGATAGCTGCAGTGATAATCGGCCTTGGGATATACGCCGGTGTAAGGAGGAAGAAGCGCTGA
- a CDS encoding winged helix-turn-helix domain-containing protein/riboflavin kinase, whose amino-acid sequence METDDQYYRAIKKIKEAAEASNRAYLTSSKLADMLGISQQSASRIIIDLEKNGYITRTVTKRGQILNITEKGLDVLYTEFADLSRILAIKNNVVITGTVTSGMGEGRYYVARKQYIIQFQEKLGIIPYLGTLNIKVDQASLPELRKIRGFRGIHIEGFKTEDRTFGSVKAFPAKIQNIPCFVIMPERTVYTDVIEIISDKYLREEINLHDGDRVSVEVYT is encoded by the coding sequence ATGGAAACTGACGATCAGTACTACAGGGCCATAAAAAAGATAAAGGAGGCTGCCGAGGCTTCTAACAGGGCCTACCTGACATCATCTAAACTTGCGGACATGCTCGGCATAAGCCAGCAGTCGGCATCCAGGATAATCATAGACCTTGAGAAGAATGGATACATAACAAGAACGGTAACGAAGCGGGGGCAGATACTGAATATAACGGAAAAGGGCCTGGACGTTCTCTATACTGAGTTTGCGGACCTTTCAAGGATCCTCGCCATAAAGAACAACGTGGTGATCACGGGAACGGTAACCTCTGGCATGGGTGAGGGGAGGTATTACGTGGCCAGAAAACAATACATAATCCAGTTCCAGGAAAAACTGGGCATTATACCTTACCTTGGCACCCTTAACATCAAGGTTGATCAGGCCAGCCTTCCAGAGCTAAGGAAGATACGGGGATTCAGGGGAATACACATAGAGGGTTTCAAGACTGAAGACAGGACGTTCGGATCGGTGAAGGCCTTTCCCGCCAAGATACAGAACATTCCATGCTTCGTTATAATGCCAGAAAGAACCGTTTACACAGATGTCATAGAGATCATATCCGATAAGTATCTCCGTGAAGAGATCAATCTCCATGACGGGGATCGCGTCAGCGTCGAGGTTTACACGTGA
- a CDS encoding MFS transporter, producing the protein MMSNHSARTIAISAFAGLLVTYVETMITPALPILVSFFDTNYDHLSWIITAYIISGTVSSAIFGRLADMYGKKNIFVILAVFYTIAVSFGGFARTLEELIIIRTVQGIGMGMFPVSFALINDQVPKHRLALAQGIVSSTFSGGAAIGLVAGAWITQNYGWQWSYHSSIPVAVLLVIVASIYLHDESERKPAKIDFIGVGSLGLAIVSFILAISEGEYWGWASPSIIGLFLFSAAMFAAFVLYERNTPEPFIRMDLLRIRNVLLANMTGLFAMSGMFFLFYTVPALLQDPEPTGFGISIVESGLILLPAAVLNMALAPLAAKITTSRGPKTAIIIGLFILLFSYLGLYYNRSSIIAILEDSAVMGMGISFIFVGIINILLISVPRDRSGESTGMNVVFRNIGTSLAPAIGGVMETMFVTYVIVGAIPVKFHGLPITPIMENFPSSEAYDAIYVIGMAFVVIAMILSMFMKNVIVGGEKR; encoded by the coding sequence ATGATGAGCAATCACTCAGCTAGGACAATAGCAATATCTGCATTTGCTGGACTCCTCGTTACATACGTAGAAACGATGATAACCCCTGCACTGCCAATACTGGTTTCATTCTTCGATACAAACTACGACCATCTGTCATGGATTATAACAGCCTATATCATATCAGGCACAGTTTCATCTGCAATATTCGGAAGACTCGCAGACATGTATGGAAAGAAGAACATCTTCGTCATACTTGCAGTATTCTATACGATCGCAGTGTCGTTCGGTGGATTTGCAAGGACGCTCGAGGAACTTATCATAATCCGTACCGTTCAGGGGATAGGAATGGGCATGTTCCCGGTATCCTTCGCGCTGATCAACGACCAGGTGCCAAAGCATAGGCTTGCACTGGCTCAGGGAATAGTGAGCTCCACATTTTCTGGAGGCGCTGCCATCGGATTGGTGGCCGGTGCATGGATCACTCAGAACTACGGCTGGCAGTGGTCCTACCATTCATCCATACCTGTTGCAGTGCTGCTGGTCATAGTCGCATCGATCTATCTGCATGATGAGAGCGAGCGTAAACCGGCAAAGATAGACTTCATAGGCGTTGGGTCTCTCGGACTCGCAATAGTATCATTCATACTTGCGATATCCGAAGGCGAGTACTGGGGATGGGCGTCGCCTTCCATAATCGGGTTGTTCCTGTTCTCCGCAGCTATGTTCGCCGCGTTCGTACTCTACGAGAGAAACACGCCGGAACCATTTATAAGGATGGATCTTCTGCGCATAAGAAACGTTCTGCTTGCAAATATGACTGGACTCTTCGCCATGTCTGGCATGTTCTTCCTGTTCTACACGGTACCTGCACTACTTCAGGATCCTGAACCGACTGGATTTGGTATATCCATCGTGGAGTCAGGTCTAATACTTCTGCCTGCTGCGGTGCTGAACATGGCCCTCGCACCGCTGGCGGCCAAGATCACCACCAGCCGCGGACCAAAGACAGCTATAATAATCGGGCTGTTCATACTCCTGTTCAGCTACCTCGGGCTTTACTACAACAGGTCGAGCATAATAGCAATACTTGAAGATTCTGCTGTTATGGGCATGGGTATTTCATTCATATTCGTTGGAATAATCAACATACTGCTCATATCAGTGCCCAGAGATCGATCGGGTGAAAGCACAGGCATGAACGTGGTGTTCAGGAACATAGGTACTTCGCTTGCTCCGGCAATAGGCGGCGTGATGGAAACCATGTTCGTGACGTATGTCATAGTCGGCGCAATACCCGTAAAATTCCATGGCCTGCCAATAACGCCAATAATGGAGAATTTTCCTTCTTCTGAGGCCTACGACGCCATCTACGTTATAGGCATGGCCTTTGTCGTAATAGCCATGATTCTGTCGATGTTTATGAAAAATGTGATAGTTGGAGGTGAAAAGAGATGA